One genomic window of Geobacter anodireducens includes the following:
- a CDS encoding TSCPD domain-containing protein — MSPTLPRSVVMAGHTIIEMSNCGKLFITINRDPTNGQPAEVFVRFGKAGGCGSAVMDGMSRMISYGLRSGMDPERVIKGLDGIGCHAGSNSCMEAVAKAFKLVLQGIPEEMMEVCP, encoded by the coding sequence ATGAGCCCAACATTGCCGCGGTCTGTCGTCATGGCAGGCCACACCATAATCGAAATGTCGAACTGCGGTAAACTCTTCATCACCATCAACCGGGACCCGACCAACGGGCAACCCGCCGAGGTCTTTGTCCGTTTCGGGAAGGCCGGGGGATGTGGTTCAGCCGTCATGGACGGCATGAGCCGAATGATTTCCTACGGTTTGAGGAGCGGGATGGACCCTGAGCGGGTTATCAAGGGGCTTGACGGCATTGGTTGCCACGCAGGTTCCAATTCCTGCATGGAAGCGGTTGCCAAGGCCTTCAAACTCGTGTTGCAAGGGATACCGGAAGAGATGATGGAGGTGTGCCCGTGA